In Micromonospora sp. NBC_01813, the following are encoded in one genomic region:
- a CDS encoding peptidylprolyl isomerase: MAEAVYATLHTNHGPIRLELFANHAPKTVRNFVELAEGTREYTDPRTGQPGSGPYYDGTISHRVISGFMVQMGDPTGTGRGGPGFTFADEFHPELRFDRPYLLAMANAGPGTNGSQFFITVGPTPHLNNRHTIFGQVADQDSAKVVDSIATTPTNPADRPLSDVVISRVEIERAG, from the coding sequence GTGGCTGAGGCTGTCTACGCCACCCTGCACACCAATCACGGACCGATCCGGTTGGAGCTGTTCGCCAACCACGCACCGAAGACGGTCCGCAACTTCGTCGAGCTCGCGGAGGGGACCCGCGAGTACACCGACCCGCGCACCGGCCAGCCGGGCAGCGGTCCGTACTACGACGGCACCATCTCGCATCGTGTGATCAGCGGTTTCATGGTTCAGATGGGTGACCCGACCGGGACCGGTCGGGGTGGCCCGGGCTTCACGTTCGCCGACGAGTTCCACCCGGAGCTGCGTTTCGACCGGCCGTACCTGCTGGCGATGGCGAACGCCGGACCGGGCACCAACGGTTCGCAGTTCTTCATCACGGTCGGCCCCACGCCGCACCTGAACAACCGGCACACCATCTTCGGCCAGGTCGCGGACCAGGACTCGGCGAAGGTCGTCGACTCGATCGCGACCACGCCGACCAACCCGGCGGACCGTCCGTTGAGCGACGTGGTGATCAGCCGCGTCGAGATCGAACGGGCTGGCTGA
- the corA gene encoding magnesium/cobalt transporter CorA yields MADQDRAQQRWPDGGSSRALSRAWTAPVRAVSRMLNSTDGTPVAEPPPAEERSGIVDCALYVDGVRQPGSWQHPEALATARRETNAFVWLGLHEPSLAEMAGIADTYGLHELAVEDAVKAEQRPKLEQFGTVNFLVLRTARYVDHEKLTSDSDVVETGQVMLFIGQGFVISVRHGDACRLAPVRADLERNRDLMTQGPWAVAYAVTDRVVDLYLEVVDRVETDLNTVEADVFSPDASDKVQEIYQLKRELVEFKRTVAPLQRPLMTLTAEINEDVPAEIRRYFRDVQDHLSRVVEQVNAYDDLLNSILQARLAQVTVAQNNDMRKIAAWAAIAAVWTALAGIYGMNFDFMPETEWKFGYPIVLALMLSISLVLYRSFRRNGWL; encoded by the coding sequence ATGGCGGATCAGGATCGTGCGCAGCAGCGGTGGCCGGACGGCGGTAGCAGCCGGGCGCTGTCGCGGGCCTGGACGGCACCGGTGCGCGCGGTCAGCCGAATGCTCAACTCCACCGACGGTACGCCGGTGGCTGAGCCGCCGCCGGCCGAGGAGCGCAGTGGGATCGTCGACTGCGCCCTCTACGTCGACGGCGTGCGGCAGCCGGGTTCCTGGCAGCATCCGGAGGCGTTGGCCACTGCCCGGCGGGAGACCAACGCGTTCGTCTGGTTGGGGTTGCACGAGCCGAGCCTGGCCGAGATGGCCGGCATCGCCGACACGTACGGGCTGCACGAACTGGCCGTGGAGGATGCGGTCAAGGCGGAGCAGCGACCGAAGTTGGAGCAGTTCGGCACGGTCAACTTCCTGGTGCTGCGCACCGCCCGCTACGTCGACCACGAGAAGCTGACCAGCGACTCGGACGTGGTGGAGACCGGCCAGGTGATGCTGTTCATCGGGCAGGGCTTCGTGATCAGCGTCCGGCATGGTGACGCCTGCCGGCTGGCCCCGGTCCGGGCCGACCTGGAGCGCAACCGGGACCTGATGACGCAGGGGCCGTGGGCGGTGGCGTACGCGGTGACCGACCGGGTGGTGGACCTCTACCTGGAGGTGGTCGACCGGGTCGAGACCGACCTGAACACCGTCGAGGCGGACGTGTTCTCCCCGGATGCCAGCGACAAGGTGCAGGAGATCTACCAGCTGAAGCGGGAACTGGTGGAGTTCAAACGCACCGTCGCGCCGTTGCAGCGACCGCTGATGACGCTCACCGCCGAGATCAACGAGGATGTCCCGGCCGAGATCCGCCGCTACTTCCGCGACGTGCAGGACCACCTGAGCCGGGTGGTCGAGCAGGTCAACGCCTACGACGACCTGCTCAACTCGATCCTGCAGGCGCGGCTGGCGCAGGTGACGGTGGCGCAGAACAACGACATGCGCAAGATCGCGGCGTGGGCGGCGATCGCGGCGGTGTGGACCGCGCTGGCCGGCATCTACGGCATGAACTTCGACTTCATGCCGGAGACCGAGTGGAAGTTCGGATACCCGATCGTGCTGGCGTTGATGTTGAGTATCTCGCTGGTGCTCTACCGCTCGTTCCGGCGCAACGGTTGGCTCTGA
- a CDS encoding aminotransferase-like domain-containing protein — MSAEQLISFARGAPSLDIVDIDGLKAAAVRAFDADPAGVTAYGTSVGYLPLRRWIADKHGVTPEQVLVTNGSLQADAFLFDHLVKPGDAVVVERPTYDRTLLNLRQLGAQVHPVTIQPDGLDVDELRKLLESGVRPRLAHVIPNYQNPAGVTLSLAKRQALLELAVEFGFTIFEDDPYADIRFRGEALPSMLSLDTNGVVVHASSFTKTVCPGVRVGYLVGEAGLIKQIAGRATNLYISPGMVAQAIVHQFCVSGDLDRSIATVRTALAERAQVLAESLRKHIPGVRFTEPDGGYFLWVDLPDDVSVDALVPAAAQRGVAVVKGSDFLLDGGEHALRLAYSAVTVDQIDEGVRRLAEAVDEVREA, encoded by the coding sequence ATGAGCGCCGAGCAGTTGATCTCCTTCGCCCGTGGGGCGCCGTCGCTGGACATCGTCGACATCGACGGTCTCAAGGCGGCCGCCGTCCGTGCCTTCGACGCCGACCCGGCCGGGGTGACCGCGTACGGCACGTCCGTCGGTTACCTGCCGCTGCGCCGCTGGATCGCCGACAAGCACGGGGTCACGCCGGAGCAGGTCCTGGTCACCAACGGCTCGTTGCAGGCCGACGCGTTCCTCTTCGACCACCTGGTCAAGCCGGGCGACGCGGTGGTCGTGGAGCGGCCGACCTACGACCGTACGCTGCTGAACCTGCGCCAGCTCGGCGCGCAGGTGCACCCAGTCACGATCCAGCCGGACGGGCTGGACGTCGACGAGCTGCGCAAGCTGCTGGAGTCCGGGGTCCGGCCGCGGCTGGCGCACGTCATCCCCAACTACCAGAACCCGGCCGGGGTGACCCTGTCGTTGGCGAAGCGGCAGGCGTTGCTGGAGCTGGCCGTCGAGTTCGGCTTCACCATCTTCGAGGACGACCCGTACGCCGACATCCGGTTCCGGGGCGAGGCGCTGCCGTCGATGCTCTCGCTGGACACCAACGGGGTGGTGGTGCACGCCTCCAGCTTCACCAAGACCGTCTGCCCCGGGGTACGGGTCGGCTACCTGGTCGGCGAGGCCGGGTTGATCAAGCAGATCGCCGGGCGGGCCACCAACCTGTACATCTCACCGGGCATGGTGGCGCAGGCGATCGTGCACCAGTTCTGCGTCTCCGGCGACCTGGACCGGTCGATCGCCACGGTGCGCACCGCGCTGGCCGAGCGCGCCCAGGTGCTGGCCGAGTCGCTGCGCAAGCACATCCCGGGCGTACGGTTCACCGAGCCGGACGGCGGCTACTTCCTCTGGGTGGATCTGCCGGACGACGTGTCGGTCGACGCCCTGGTCCCGGCGGCCGCGCAGCGCGGCGTCGCCGTGGTCAAGGGCAGTGACTTCCTGCTCGACGGGGGCGAGCACGCACTGCGGCTGGCCTACTCGGCGGTGACGGTGGATCAGATCGACGAAGGCGTACGCCGGTTGGCCGAGGCGGTCGACGAGGTACGCGAGGCGTAG
- a CDS encoding NUDIX domain-containing protein, with protein sequence MSVPPPGRDAPSDPLRCVGALIVDDDGRIFFQLRSPHRRLFPNTWDVAGGHVEPGETLIEALHREVHEETGWTVSHVLTEVGEYSYVGDDGIARVETEYLVRVDGDLARPQLEAGKHTEFRWLTAADLDVLDESRDVNDGLIRQIAEDGFAVLRTLGL encoded by the coding sequence GTGTCCGTCCCACCCCCCGGCCGCGACGCGCCCAGCGATCCGCTGCGGTGCGTCGGCGCGCTGATCGTCGACGACGACGGACGAATCTTCTTCCAGCTCCGGTCGCCGCACCGGCGGCTCTTCCCGAACACCTGGGACGTCGCCGGCGGCCACGTCGAACCGGGCGAAACCCTGATCGAAGCCCTGCACCGCGAGGTGCACGAAGAAACCGGATGGACCGTCTCCCACGTCCTCACCGAGGTCGGCGAATACTCCTACGTCGGCGACGACGGCATCGCCCGGGTGGAGACCGAATACCTGGTACGGGTGGACGGTGATCTGGCCCGCCCGCAGTTGGAAGCCGGTAAACACACCGAGTTCCGTTGGCTCACCGCGGCCGACCTCGACGTGCTGGACGAATCGCGCGACGTCAACGACGGGTTGATCCGCCAGATCGCCGAAGACGGCTTCGCCGTGCTGCGCACCCTGGGCCTGTGA
- a CDS encoding phosphocholine cytidylyltransferase family protein, translated as MIGLVLAAGAGRRLRPYTDTLPKALVPVDGETTILDIGLRNLAAAGLPDVVVVVGYAADAVRSRQADLEARHGVRLTLVHNDRAEEWNNAYSLWLAREHFAAGALLVNGDTVHPVSVEQTLLAGRGPSLLLAVDAVKKLADEEMKVVFDDAGQLSRITKLMDPADAHGEYIGATLIEASAAAGLAEALEAVWRRDPNLYYEDGYQEYADRGGEVRGAPIGDVSWVEVDNHDDLTKARDIACHY; from the coding sequence ATGATCGGTCTCGTGCTCGCCGCCGGAGCGGGACGGCGGCTAAGGCCGTACACAGACACCCTGCCCAAGGCGCTGGTGCCGGTGGACGGGGAGACCACCATCCTGGACATCGGGCTGCGTAACCTCGCCGCCGCCGGGCTCCCCGACGTCGTCGTGGTGGTCGGCTACGCCGCCGACGCGGTACGCAGCCGGCAGGCCGATCTGGAAGCCCGCCACGGCGTCCGGCTGACCCTGGTGCACAACGACCGCGCCGAGGAGTGGAACAACGCGTACTCGCTGTGGCTGGCCCGGGAGCACTTCGCCGCCGGCGCGCTGCTGGTCAACGGCGATACCGTGCACCCGGTCAGCGTCGAGCAGACGTTGCTCGCCGGCCGCGGGCCGAGCCTCCTGCTCGCCGTCGACGCGGTGAAGAAGCTCGCCGACGAGGAGATGAAGGTCGTCTTCGACGACGCCGGTCAGCTGAGCCGGATCACCAAGTTGATGGATCCGGCCGACGCGCACGGCGAGTACATCGGTGCCACCCTGATCGAGGCGTCCGCCGCCGCCGGGCTGGCCGAGGCGTTGGAAGCCGTCTGGCGGCGCGACCCCAACCTCTACTACGAGGACGGCTACCAGGAGTACGCAGACCGTGGCGGCGAGGTACGTGGCGCCCCGATCGGCGACGTCTCCTGGGTCGAGGTCGACAACCACGACGACCTGACCAAGGCACGGGACATCGCATGCCACTACTAG